From a single Streptomyces misionensis genomic region:
- a CDS encoding alpha-L-arabinofuranosidase B: MSAPAPRLLRRLRKWALSAAAAGALVAGVLVGGAQTSQAAGSLPCDLYASGGTPCVAAHSTTRALYSSYNGALYQVRRASDNATKDIGVLSAGGYANAAAQDSFCSGTTCVITVIYDQSGKGNNLTQAPGGGAAGGPDNLANATAAPTTVAGHEAYGVFVAPGTGYRNDHTSGIATGDQAEGMYAVLDGTHYNGGCCFDYGNAETSNNDTGNGHMEAIYFGNIKVWGYGSGNGPWVMADLENGLFSGVNAGYNANDPSVSNRYQTAIVKGGPNQWAIRGGNAVSGGLSTYYSGARPNVSGYNPMHKEGAIILGIGGDNSKGAAGTFYEGVMTSGYPSDATENAVQANITSVGYGNGSSTGPGSLTPGSKISLRATTSCCTSDYVQHDAADSNVVIAPITSSSSATDRGDATWVVRAGLSNSACVSFESANASGQYLRHSNFKLQLNANDGTSQFAQDATFCPQTGHNGQGYSFQSVNYTDKYLRHYNYTVYLASNGGSNAWDSTTSWNDDTSWLVGSPWA, encoded by the coding sequence GTGTCCGCACCCGCACCGCGCCTGCTGCGCAGGCTCAGAAAGTGGGCGCTGTCCGCTGCCGCCGCCGGAGCGCTCGTCGCCGGCGTACTCGTCGGCGGCGCCCAGACCTCCCAAGCCGCCGGATCGCTGCCCTGCGACCTCTACGCCTCCGGCGGCACCCCCTGCGTGGCCGCCCACAGCACCACCCGCGCGCTGTACTCCTCGTACAACGGGGCGCTGTACCAGGTCCGGCGCGCTTCCGACAACGCCACCAAGGACATCGGAGTGCTGAGCGCCGGCGGATACGCCAACGCCGCCGCGCAGGACTCCTTCTGCTCCGGCACCACCTGCGTCATCACCGTCATCTACGACCAGTCCGGCAAGGGGAACAACCTCACCCAGGCCCCCGGCGGCGGCGCGGCCGGCGGTCCGGACAACCTCGCCAACGCCACCGCGGCCCCGACCACGGTCGCCGGCCACGAGGCGTACGGCGTCTTCGTGGCCCCCGGCACCGGCTACCGCAACGACCACACCTCCGGGATCGCCACCGGTGACCAGGCCGAGGGGATGTACGCCGTCCTGGACGGCACCCACTACAACGGCGGCTGCTGCTTCGACTACGGCAACGCCGAGACCAGCAACAACGACACCGGCAACGGCCACATGGAGGCCATCTACTTCGGCAACATCAAGGTCTGGGGCTACGGCTCGGGCAACGGGCCGTGGGTGATGGCCGACCTGGAGAACGGCCTGTTCTCCGGCGTCAACGCCGGTTACAACGCCAACGATCCCAGCGTCAGCAACAGGTACCAGACCGCCATCGTCAAGGGCGGGCCGAACCAGTGGGCCATCCGGGGCGGCAACGCGGTGTCCGGAGGCCTGTCGACCTACTACAGCGGCGCACGCCCCAACGTCTCGGGCTACAACCCGATGCACAAGGAGGGGGCGATCATCCTGGGCATCGGCGGCGACAACAGCAAGGGCGCGGCGGGAACGTTCTACGAGGGCGTGATGACCTCGGGCTACCCCTCCGACGCCACGGAGAACGCCGTACAGGCCAACATCACATCGGTCGGCTACGGCAACGGCTCGTCCACCGGTCCGGGTTCGCTGACCCCCGGCTCGAAGATCTCGCTGCGGGCCACCACCTCGTGCTGCACCAGCGACTACGTCCAGCACGACGCGGCGGACAGCAACGTGGTGATCGCCCCGATCACCTCCTCCAGCTCCGCCACCGACAGGGGAGACGCGACCTGGGTGGTGCGGGCCGGCCTGTCCAACTCCGCCTGCGTCTCCTTCGAGTCCGCCAACGCCTCGGGCCAGTACCTGCGCCACTCCAACTTCAAACTCCAGCTCAACGCCAACGACGGCACCTCGCAGTTCGCGCAGGACGCCACCTTCTGCCCGCAGACCGGGCACAACGGGCAGGGATACTCGTTCCAGTCCGTCAACTACACCGACAAGTACCTGCGCCACTACAACTACACCGTCTACCTCGCGAGCAACGGCGGCTCCAACGCCTGGGACAGCACCACCTCCTGGAACGACGACACCAGCTGGCTGGTGGGCTCGCCGTGGGCCTGA
- a CDS encoding ABC transporter permease: MNTSTAAVPASEVADDKRRRPLVRLLLETPEVGVVAACVVVFVALALDKSSFAGAVNLQGMGFDLAQYGLIAIGESLVILTGGIDLSVGALLGTSVILMSWFNVRAGLPPVVAILLTLLIAGVVGLIHGLAVTRLKMAPFVVTLVTYTVAQGVTLAITSGTSITGIGGTFSDLGQMYVAQVPLPLILFVVVAVIAWFFLERTYAGRQVYAVGGNPEAARLAGIRGDRRIVSMYVTSSLLSAFAGILVLGRMGVGSASGVGVGWELSAIAAAVIGGVSLVGGQGRIIGIVAGTILLELINNGLTTLQINPNYTNIVLGCVLGLAITADRLRARSIARRG; encoded by the coding sequence ATGAATACCAGTACGGCCGCGGTGCCGGCCTCGGAGGTGGCCGACGACAAGAGGCGCCGGCCGCTCGTCCGGCTGCTGCTGGAGACACCCGAGGTCGGGGTGGTGGCCGCCTGCGTCGTCGTCTTCGTCGCGCTGGCGCTGGACAAGTCGTCCTTCGCGGGCGCGGTCAACCTCCAGGGCATGGGCTTCGACCTGGCGCAGTACGGGCTGATCGCGATCGGCGAGTCGCTGGTGATCCTCACCGGCGGGATCGACCTGTCCGTGGGCGCGCTGCTCGGCACCAGCGTCATCCTGATGTCCTGGTTCAACGTCCGGGCCGGGCTCCCCCCGGTGGTGGCGATCCTGCTGACGCTGCTGATCGCCGGGGTCGTCGGCCTGATCCACGGACTCGCCGTCACCCGGCTGAAGATGGCCCCGTTCGTGGTGACACTGGTGACCTACACCGTCGCGCAGGGCGTCACCCTCGCCATCACCTCGGGCACGTCGATCACCGGCATCGGCGGCACGTTCAGCGACCTGGGCCAGATGTACGTGGCGCAGGTGCCGCTGCCGCTCATCCTGTTCGTGGTCGTCGCGGTGATCGCCTGGTTCTTCCTGGAACGCACCTACGCCGGCCGGCAGGTCTACGCCGTCGGCGGCAACCCGGAGGCGGCCCGGCTGGCCGGCATCCGCGGCGACCGGCGCATCGTGTCCATGTACGTGACCAGCTCCCTGCTGTCGGCGTTCGCCGGGATCCTCGTGCTCGGCCGGATGGGGGTCGGCTCCGCCAGCGGAGTCGGCGTCGGCTGGGAGCTGTCGGCGATCGCCGCCGCGGTGATCGGCGGCGTCAGCCTGGTCGGCGGCCAGGGCCGGATCATCGGCATCGTCGCGGGCACCATCCTGCTGGAACTCATCAACAACGGGCTGACGACCCTTCAGATCAACCCCAACTACACCAACATCGTCCTGGGTTGTGTGCTCGGTCTGGCCATCACCGCCGACCGCCTGCGCGCCCGCAGCATCGCCCGCCGCGGCTGA
- a CDS encoding sugar ABC transporter ATP-binding protein yields MAAGSETAASLRGVTKVYGPVKVLDIPRLDLARGQIVAVVGENGAGKSTLMGVLSGTVTPSSGTIEVAGRPLAPGRPDHARELGVALVAQEFPLVGRLSVAENLLLGRRPARAAGGPLGRIVVDRSATRAEARALLAEVGIEQVDVDRPVERYPVPVRQMIEIAKAWGHHPVVLILDEPTSSLGPVEAERVLDLARRHAAAGGAVLFIGHRLDEVRAVADRIVVLRGGRLVADLTPDEATEERMIREMVGSELARADLAPPSSAERARVLSVRGLTADGLGPVDLDVRAGEIVGVAGLMGSGRSRLLHTVMGAQPRTAGEVVLDGADFSPGHPADAVAAGIGLVPEDRKVQSLLPAHSVRWNVTLATLRRISRRGVLRPRTDKEHAARIIEDLGVRLHSHEQPISDLSGGNQQKAVFGRWLAARPKLLLLDEPTRGVDVGAKAEIYALIDEAAQDGLAVLVASSELEELLWICHRIVVMAHGRIVADLPRDRFGKEVIMTAAAGTPGAATQGKAST; encoded by the coding sequence ATGGCCGCCGGCAGCGAGACCGCCGCCTCCCTGCGCGGGGTCACCAAGGTGTACGGGCCGGTGAAGGTGCTGGACATCCCCCGCCTTGACCTGGCGCGCGGGCAGATCGTCGCCGTCGTGGGGGAGAACGGGGCCGGCAAGTCCACGCTGATGGGCGTGCTGTCCGGGACCGTCACCCCCAGCAGCGGGACCATCGAGGTGGCCGGTCGGCCGCTGGCCCCGGGCCGGCCCGACCACGCCCGCGAACTCGGGGTGGCGCTGGTCGCCCAGGAGTTCCCGCTCGTGGGCCGGCTGAGCGTCGCGGAGAACCTGCTGCTCGGCCGCCGTCCGGCGCGAGCGGCCGGGGGACCGCTCGGCCGGATCGTCGTCGACCGCTCCGCGACCCGGGCGGAGGCCCGGGCACTGCTGGCCGAAGTCGGCATCGAGCAGGTGGACGTGGACCGCCCGGTGGAGCGGTACCCGGTGCCGGTGCGGCAGATGATCGAGATCGCCAAGGCGTGGGGCCACCACCCGGTGGTGCTCATCCTCGACGAGCCCACCTCCTCGCTCGGTCCGGTCGAGGCAGAGCGCGTGCTGGACCTGGCCCGGCGGCACGCCGCCGCCGGGGGAGCGGTGCTGTTCATCGGCCACCGCCTGGACGAGGTACGGGCCGTCGCCGACCGCATCGTGGTGCTGCGCGGCGGCCGGCTGGTGGCCGACCTCACCCCGGACGAGGCGACCGAGGAGAGGATGATCCGGGAGATGGTCGGCAGCGAGCTGGCCCGGGCCGACCTCGCACCACCCTCCTCCGCCGAGCGGGCCCGTGTCCTCTCCGTGCGCGGCCTGACGGCGGACGGACTGGGTCCGGTCGACCTCGACGTGCGGGCCGGCGAGATCGTGGGCGTGGCCGGACTCATGGGATCCGGCCGCAGCCGGCTGCTGCACACCGTCATGGGCGCCCAGCCGCGGACCGCGGGTGAGGTCGTCCTCGACGGCGCGGACTTCAGCCCCGGCCACCCGGCAGACGCCGTCGCGGCGGGCATCGGCTTGGTACCCGAGGACCGCAAGGTGCAGTCGCTGCTGCCGGCCCACTCGGTGCGGTGGAACGTCACCCTGGCCACGCTGCGCCGGATCAGCCGGCGCGGAGTGCTGCGGCCGCGCACGGACAAGGAGCACGCGGCGCGCATCATCGAGGACCTGGGAGTGCGGCTGCACAGCCACGAGCAGCCGATCTCCGACCTGTCCGGCGGCAACCAGCAGAAGGCGGTCTTCGGGCGCTGGCTGGCCGCCCGGCCCAAGCTGCTGCTGCTCGACGAACCCACCCGCGGCGTGGACGTGGGCGCCAAGGCGGAGATCTACGCCCTGATCGACGAGGCCGCACAGGACGGCCTGGCCGTCCTCGTCGCCTCCTCGGAACTCGAGGAACTGCTGTGGATCTGCCACCGGATCGTGGTGATGGCCCACGGCAGGATCGTCGCCGACCTGCCGCGCGACCGGTTCGGCAAGGAAGTGATCATGACGGCGGCGGCCGGGACGCCCGGCGCGGCCACCCAGGGGAAGGCAAGCACATGA
- a CDS encoding substrate-binding domain-containing protein, translated as MRGVRSARRSGTRRGAGLATRPVRRGVVGVAAVALLAVGGCSKNGAGDGSSSGSGAGTGPGASTSSAGTAIKGDITFNDAKLAQLDAALKAALAGKDLSKQDLAMVVNVATDYWNAGKVGFNKGLSSLGVKGTYQAPANGRLDQQLSIIQTLRGQGITGLSVSAIDPTAIKAPISSANKAGIPVLAIDSPLPKDDGAALYLGTPNYQAGQKAGEAMKQALGGKGQVVVLVGSLTTSNAVERIAGFEDALKGSGVKVVQKLSDGMDASKALSNAQTAIQTNPNVNGLYGVYSYDGPSAGQAVKAAGKTGKVKIISDDSDPQTLKFIQSGVIQATVLQQPYQQGYTGAYLLAALKVLGKDATMKIVQPYLESDGTTLSSGVGLVTQANLADYQAKLKQLGID; from the coding sequence ATGCGTGGTGTGCGGTCCGCCCGGCGGTCGGGCACGAGACGAGGCGCGGGCCTGGCGACGCGGCCGGTGCGCCGGGGAGTTGTCGGGGTCGCCGCCGTGGCGTTGCTGGCGGTCGGAGGATGCAGCAAGAACGGTGCCGGCGACGGCTCCTCTTCGGGATCGGGGGCGGGCACCGGGCCGGGCGCGTCGACTTCCTCGGCCGGAACGGCCATCAAGGGCGACATCACGTTCAACGACGCGAAACTCGCGCAGCTGGACGCCGCGCTCAAGGCCGCCCTCGCCGGCAAGGACCTCTCCAAGCAGGACCTGGCGATGGTGGTGAACGTCGCGACGGACTACTGGAACGCCGGCAAGGTGGGGTTCAACAAGGGGCTGTCCTCCCTCGGAGTCAAGGGCACGTACCAGGCACCGGCCAACGGCCGGCTGGACCAGCAGCTGTCGATCATCCAGACGCTCAGGGGCCAGGGGATCACCGGACTGAGCGTGTCCGCGATCGACCCGACCGCCATCAAGGCGCCGATCAGCTCGGCGAACAAGGCCGGCATCCCGGTGCTGGCGATCGACTCGCCGCTGCCCAAGGACGACGGCGCTGCCCTCTACCTGGGCACGCCCAACTACCAGGCCGGGCAGAAGGCCGGCGAGGCCATGAAGCAGGCGCTCGGCGGCAAGGGCCAAGTGGTCGTGCTGGTCGGCTCGTTGACCACGTCCAACGCGGTGGAGCGGATCGCCGGATTCGAGGACGCCCTCAAGGGGTCCGGCGTGAAGGTGGTGCAGAAGCTCAGCGACGGAATGGACGCCTCCAAGGCCCTGTCCAACGCGCAGACCGCCATCCAGACCAACCCGAACGTCAACGGGCTGTACGGCGTGTACTCCTACGACGGCCCGTCCGCCGGACAGGCGGTGAAGGCGGCCGGGAAGACCGGCAAGGTGAAGATCATCTCCGACGACAGCGACCCGCAGACGCTCAAGTTCATCCAGTCCGGCGTCATCCAGGCGACCGTGCTGCAGCAGCCGTACCAGCAGGGGTACACCGGTGCCTACCTGCTCGCCGCCCTGAAGGTGCTGGGCAAGGACGCCACGATGAAGATCGTCCAGCCCTACCTGGAGTCGGACGGGACGACGCTCAGCTCCGGGGTGGGCCTGGTGACGCAGGCCAACCTCGCGGACTACCAGGCCAAACTGAAGCAGCTGGGCATCGACTGA
- the araA gene encoding L-arabinose isomerase: MTPPAAPEVWFVTGSQGLYGEDTLRQVAEQSRSVSDRLAALPGAPVRVVWKPVLTDSAAILSFVMEANADPACVGLIAWMHTFSPAKMWISGLDMLRKPLLHLHTQADAELPWATIDMDFMNLNQAAHGDREFGYVQSRLGVARKTVAGHVSDPATAPRVHAWMRAALGYDALRRLRLARFGDNMRDVAVTEGDKVEAQLRFGVSVNTYGVADLADAVDSVTDAAVDALVGEYADSYRMAPELADGGGRHDALRYAARIELGLRDFLTDGGFGAFTTNFEDLGRLRQLPGIAVQRLMADGYGFGAEGDWKTSALLAALKTAGAGRPGGTSFMEDYTYNLVPGEQLILGAHMLEVCPSIAAGRPSCEIHPLGIGGREDPVRLVFDAEPGPAAVVGLVDVGDRFRLVANRIDVVPPPEPLPRLPVARAVWRPVPDFGTATEAWLTAGGPHHTVLTSAVGTEELADLADMLRTELLLIDETTRIRQFAKEIRWNQAYYRLAGGL, encoded by the coding sequence ATGACACCGCCCGCCGCCCCCGAGGTCTGGTTCGTCACCGGCAGTCAGGGGCTCTACGGGGAGGACACCCTCCGCCAGGTCGCCGAGCAGTCCCGGTCCGTCAGCGACCGGCTCGCCGCCCTACCCGGCGCCCCCGTCCGCGTCGTCTGGAAGCCCGTGCTCACCGACTCCGCGGCCATCCTCTCCTTCGTCATGGAAGCCAACGCCGACCCGGCCTGCGTCGGCCTCATCGCCTGGATGCACACCTTCTCGCCGGCCAAGATGTGGATCTCCGGCCTCGACATGCTCCGCAAGCCGCTGCTCCACCTGCACACCCAGGCCGACGCCGAACTCCCGTGGGCCACCATCGACATGGACTTCATGAACCTCAACCAGGCCGCCCACGGCGACCGGGAGTTCGGGTACGTCCAGTCGCGGCTGGGCGTGGCCCGCAAGACCGTCGCGGGCCACGTCTCCGACCCGGCGACCGCCCCCCGCGTGCACGCCTGGATGCGCGCCGCCCTCGGGTACGACGCGCTGCGCCGGCTGCGGCTGGCCCGGTTCGGGGACAACATGCGCGACGTCGCCGTCACCGAGGGCGACAAGGTCGAGGCGCAGCTGAGGTTCGGCGTCTCGGTCAACACCTACGGCGTCGCCGATCTGGCCGACGCCGTCGACTCGGTGACGGACGCGGCCGTCGACGCCCTGGTCGGGGAGTACGCCGACAGCTACCGGATGGCCCCCGAACTGGCCGACGGCGGCGGGCGGCACGACGCCCTGCGGTACGCCGCCCGCATCGAGCTGGGCCTGCGCGACTTCCTCACCGACGGCGGCTTCGGGGCCTTCACCACCAACTTCGAGGACCTGGGCCGCCTTCGGCAGCTGCCGGGCATCGCGGTGCAGCGGCTGATGGCCGACGGGTACGGGTTCGGTGCCGAGGGCGACTGGAAGACCTCCGCGCTGCTGGCGGCCCTCAAGACGGCCGGTGCCGGCCGCCCCGGGGGCACCTCGTTCATGGAGGACTACACCTACAACCTGGTCCCCGGGGAGCAGCTCATCCTCGGCGCCCACATGCTGGAGGTGTGCCCCAGCATCGCCGCGGGACGGCCCAGCTGCGAGATCCACCCCCTCGGCATCGGCGGGCGCGAGGACCCCGTCCGGCTCGTCTTCGATGCCGAGCCCGGCCCGGCCGCGGTGGTCGGTCTGGTCGACGTCGGCGACCGGTTCCGGCTGGTGGCCAACCGGATCGACGTCGTGCCGCCGCCGGAGCCGCTGCCCCGCCTCCCGGTGGCGAGGGCCGTCTGGCGCCCGGTGCCCGACTTCGGGACCGCGACCGAGGCCTGGCTGACCGCGGGCGGCCCGCACCACACCGTGCTGACCTCGGCGGTGGGCACGGAGGAACTGGCCGACCTCGCGGACATGCTCCGCACGGAGCTGCTGCTCATAGACGAGACCACCCGCATACGGCAGTTCGCCAAGGAGATCCGCTGGAACCAGGCGTACTACCGGCTCGCCGGGGGCCTGTGA
- a CDS encoding L-ribulose-5-phosphate 4-epimerase encodes MNAEPLSPDAATAVAALREELSELHQELVRYNLVVWTGGNVSGRVPGQDLFVIKPSGVPYERLTPQSMVVCDLDGRAVDGGGLQPSSDTAAHAYVYRHMPEVNGVVHTHSTYACAWAARGEPVPCVLTAMADEFGAEIPVGPFAMIGDDSIGRGIVETLTGHRSPAVLMRNHGPFTIGASPRAAVKAAVMCEDVARSVHISHQLGRPLPIDPEAVDRLHDRYRNVYGQPGTSAQ; translated from the coding sequence ATGAACGCAGAGCCCCTGTCCCCGGACGCCGCCACGGCGGTCGCCGCGCTGCGCGAGGAGCTCAGCGAGCTCCATCAGGAACTGGTCCGCTACAACCTCGTGGTGTGGACCGGCGGGAACGTGTCCGGGCGCGTGCCCGGACAGGACCTGTTCGTCATCAAGCCCAGCGGCGTCCCGTACGAGCGGCTGACCCCGCAGTCCATGGTCGTCTGCGACCTGGACGGGCGAGCGGTCGACGGCGGAGGACTCCAGCCGTCCTCCGACACCGCCGCGCACGCCTACGTCTACCGGCACATGCCCGAGGTCAACGGTGTCGTCCACACCCACTCCACGTACGCCTGCGCGTGGGCGGCCCGCGGCGAACCGGTGCCGTGCGTACTGACCGCCATGGCCGACGAGTTCGGCGCGGAGATCCCCGTGGGCCCCTTCGCGATGATCGGCGACGACTCGATCGGCCGCGGCATCGTGGAGACGCTGACCGGGCACCGCTCGCCCGCCGTACTGATGCGCAACCACGGTCCGTTCACCATCGGCGCGAGCCCGCGCGCCGCCGTGAAGGCCGCCGTGATGTGCGAGGACGTCGCCCGCAGCGTGCACATCTCCCATCAGCTCGGCCGGCCGCTGCCGATCGACCCCGAAGCCGTCGACCGGCTCCACGACCGGTACCGCAACGTCTACGGCCAGCCCGGCACATCCGCGCAGTGA